A single genomic interval of Lucilia cuprina isolate Lc7/37 chromosome 2, ASM2204524v1, whole genome shotgun sequence harbors:
- the LOC111679655 gene encoding microtubule-associated protein futsch isoform X2, which produces MASSMLTAAAAEVSGSASKEVDVDETLKSALHACANDPDFAIICDFLQKFSNDLGLDLPNFKLLMQWLTRTDEVSPQLREMQIKLLRKTRKTVHEKSWESALSKFCFTYSAHDAWEVERFGYKNASVKVKLRILRELLECQFERNTKFRAKILTLSADSLRSQPIGRDSLGHAYWVTQDNDCNIRIYQEHLDEEIWQVVATNRDEFVNLIKRLRGSEVVLPSADIGIVDEDTSSSSSSRTVNQPVQKPPPVEEDDSQEDEQKVPKLSIKLVHGKNLKEDVGKGEEELAAEEDAKQQKKSNNPAEANDSGEEEFEEVEEEYEDESGSEDETEDEEDDIDDENNAKKDKELEQKLEKDSKVKDENKKVKPLLISQNKVLNNESNTISTTNTCKKRALDQVDANSPPRNEGQQASALKKSRPSLMDSKRSTTLNKYEKSEEMGEEDYEEETDEEDADVEEEIEEEDIDSVAAEEDENEEKLFEDYDDDEEENEVGEEISDPVVRVTGEGSGKDCDVGNYLQFFDYVLNDDDKENGYDLSEEIVEDVFYVWGEGSGNECLVGNKNNDEGSPTNIATKNDAELLKTNVEAKSDTELEKSSPEDNKKTFTLSPKTPVPKDDVASADTTKLPESLEDKSLKPVESSEKTPMKNQVKHTEEKKQINGEDKTKELASKTETIDEKQTIPKETAVSKDNQKQSELKPNIDAPLKDNQISSKPTTILKTDSTKTDVISQQAHASKMSALESLKKELRESKQKILEKKSIASNESGTNKLASPAIYNRKRRLTDQLQTTPTKPPNSESEVDLNSENPEDMLNDQELGLEEDDDDVDVGGKRLKMRPKQTNSELRKKIEAKKVAANDETTSSSGGEEELRRRKKIILSKTAFSAALKTEEKPATIESIKDNNTANDNQTLTKIFEKSSNSTVNQQQTPIKKPTQITPTKVKPTLAEIIEKKLKKTPEKNDNDTTATTAKTLFPSPNKSPITKPLKKNLLTQIRQEESDEDAVPRKRTNSQDLNSQISSDIKIMETTTTEDSQDTKTNVAKIVTEKPRTTPERQRKRRSSEETVQHDSPEEPEAKKEVTAIVKDNEDSVNRDKPTETIKEEEIVSDSKNVEIKKESSTPVSGRRSGRRSGAAPIYVDNLQTKRNRGVGKNSTKKDLNDCDKVEAIKEEDPPSKETKTTNLKQDVKEKKIADKAPNDKNKSCSTTENVKEDVETKTVQSPTKSETVKQKSSPTTKTPAKGVRKQRDVDTTNIIDVDSETPVRQSRRIAQQKIREEAERRKLEEIALRTMKQELKKKKKAEKQADPTVVPPTEPSSESEDSDVETKKKVQKKKCPGKNGNWSSGSEEQEEPDEEDEEPPHYETDPGSPLFKSDHEFSPESDIEDESQVVPMKRARTVRKEDAEEDPEEEEACQKCNKSDHPEWILLCDNCDKGYHCSCLSPVLFYIPEGDWYCPPCQQEQLIKALENQLKEFDDLVENKKKEEEEVKRLAEEEKARLEMEEESKKHKNKKGRKTNAKRNKDNSSAEDHSHDDDDETSTNSDESVDSGKKKQSNKTKNKNRSKNSDKRNHRDRRHNATRSRRSRQQKRGSDSDSDSENSNKSKSESNSSSSSTYSESDNEPIYKLRKRRQINVSYRLNEYDDLINSALKKEMDEAAGAGNLGRGKDIYTIIEADKEEKARKKEIEDGDEEATVKPKEEEGKVNEVDVKETKEENSIKTEPKETTKEEKKEALVKEDDDSDAEPIMRKFNIKPSQKKKSRKLTTLDISSEDDNASDEDFKGSSLDDEDEEDTSTSASNSDSSLEIYKRHGKSKKKRRKAARRAFRERRKDRRFVVDESDDEDVQRPKSKKKRKDDSDYTESEGDDDISELSENIDSADLCDDTTTDESDGNWRPNKRKKAKKSSNTFAPKITQPKSSQVKKPKKVEYSDDDVSESEEDEDDDDDNDNIGSGKGMGKQPRSQPLKTTSSSSKTKGKGKEKPPTKTKKKKKSSDDDDVSQSDSEDSTRRTRGRRYAYIEDFDDDSSDGGIKPGVQRPDTPPEEREKFIKRQEEIKRMLAEKNAEGAKLVATPRLTPIKTDADKDKRSPTKTAGGDSLSTVPLSVIRQAKVLDIDYLQRRGENLDDLTADVGEVDDFDDADLPDDLPEDMDEDAIARMVEEEEEFDGAVARDLPTPDEVLKTTATVKPVKTRDIEKPVLPTTVASQFPTNSSHQSTPPTLPTSTASGLQEPVRKRLPMPTMHPPLLRHQYLMQESMSNTHHMMQRHGGPPTTSHLLQNALSAPLTQPLDRNYPGTPSPSHHSLINRMIHNIPLQPTISQALGAARPPPQSLPPQPSSILAKSSPLLGQPAQDKSTNPQPVTENKPRGRRKKITPLRDTLQKQQTAAAVTAATATNSALASATAKNSETIGTAGPSPLPPSVIKSGSPSKLPMQASVITSMPPTSHTVTSRPGGNMPPISGAYVRAEGPRFYDLPGNRMPQVGVPRHRGPPQMPPSLLPPHPANRSSYGPPPPLKGSSSGPSANPTSSSNSPGSIRNPMHHVPPPYLGMPPNARHAPPPHLNMYRAPMYGNPNFGPRMNLRPPMHAPEYSTGSRAYPPYGFYPPPPPLTTPPGQRSGSGSAPRPPTQIPPISAALTQAPASVIVSAVTAKPTNTPTATPQPTPPPTPEITETKPSAIGHDSPIKTVSPKSSLSPKPVVAPQTEKSIIAAVPVAEPRKKLTTLQAYTTSTDKKSPVQPTGDSSGSQSSPAPTTEANDDSSTPGPTDNAATSEQTSAPDGQASEFSGLVSYFSSQHDDYNT; this is translated from the exons AACTTGTACATGGTAAGAATTTGAAAGAGGATGTCGGTAAAGGGGAGGAAGAGTTAGCTGCAGAGGAAGATGCAAAGCAACAGAAAAAGTCTAACAATCCAGCGGAGGCTAATGATAGCGGTGAAGAAGAATTTGAAGAGGTGGAAGAAGAATATGAAGACGAAAGTGGAAGCGAAGATGAGACAGAAGACGAGGAGGATGACATTGATGatgaaaataatgcaaaaaaggACAAGGAATTGgaacaaaaattggaaaaagattCCAAAGTAAAagacgaaaataaaaaagtgaag CCTTTACTAATATCTCAGAATAAAGTACTCAACAATGAAAGCAATACAATATCCACTACTAACACTTGTAAAAAACGAGCTTTAGACCAAGTAGACGCTAATTCTCCGCCTCGAAATGAAGGGCAGCAAGCGAGTGCACTAAAAAAATCCAGGCCATCTTTAATGGATTCCAAGCGCTCTacaactttaaacaaatatgaaaaaagcgAAGAAATGGGTGAAGAAGATTATGAAGAAGAAACGGACGAGGAAGATGCTGATGTTGAGGAGGAAATAGAAGAGGAAGACATTGATTCCGTAGCAGCCGAAGAAGATGAAAATGAAGAGAAACTTTTTGAGGATTATGACGATGATGAGGAGGAAAATGAAGTGGGTGAGGAAATAAGCGACCCTGTTGTTCGTGTGACTGGTGAGGGTTCTGGTAAGGATTGTGATGTTGGTAACTATTTACAATTTTTCGATTATGTCCTAAATGATGATGATAAAGAAAATGGTTACGATCTAAGCGAAGAAATTGTTGAAGATGTGTTTTACGTTTGGGGAGAAGGTAGTGGCAATGAGtgtttagtgggaaataaaaataatgatgaaGGGAGTCCTACAAACATAGCCACAAAAAATGATGCGGAGCTTTTAAAAACCAATGTGGAAGCTAAATCCGATACCGAATTGGAAAAATCTTCCCCAgaagataataaaaaaactttcacatTAAGTCCTAAAACACCGGTTCCTAAGGATGATGTTGCTTCTGCGGATACAACAAAATTGCCGGAAAGTTTAGAGGACAAAAGCCTTAAGCCTGTGGAGAGTTCAGAAAAAACCCCTATGAAAAATCAGGTGAAACAtactgaagaaaaaaaacaaattaatggcGAAGACAAAACTAAAGAACTCGCTAGCAAAACTGAAACAATAGacgaaaaacaaacaattcCAAAAGAAACTGCAGTGTCTAAAGATAATCAAAAACAGTCAGAGTTAAAACCTAATATAGATGCACCATTAAAAGATAATCAAATATCAAGTAaaccaacaacaattttaaagacAGATTCTACTAAGACAGATGTTATAAGTCAACAAGCACATGCCAGTAAAATGTCTGCcctagaatctttaaaaaaagaacttagAGAATCGAAACAAAAGATATTGGAAAAGAAATCAATTGCTTCCAACGAAAGCGGTACCAATAAGCTTGCAAGTCCAGCTATTTATAACCGCAAGAGGCGTCTGACAGATCAACTACAAACAACACCTACAAAACCGCCAAATTCCGAAAGCGAAGTAGATTTAAATTCCGAAAATCCAGAAGATATGCTCAACGATCAAGAGTTGGGACTGGAagaggatgatgatgatgtagaTGTAGGCGGCAAAAGGCTAAAAATGCGTCCAAAACAAACTAATTCTGAACTAAGAAAGAAAATAGAGGCTAAAAAGGTAGCGGCCAATGATGAAACAACCTCATCAAGCGGTGGCGAAGAAGAACTCAGGAGGCGTAAAAAGATAATACTGTCCAAAACAGCTTTTTCCGCTGCACTAAAAACTGAAGAAAAACCTGCAACAATTGAATCTATCAAAGATAATAATACAGCAAATGATAATCAAAcgcttacaaaaatatttgaaaagtctAGTAATTCGACTGTTAACCAACAGCAAACTCCCATCAAAAAACCCACACAAATTACACCCACCAAAGTAAAACCAACTTTAGCAGAGATAAtagagaaaaagttaaaaaagacaCCAGAAAAAAATGACAATGATACAACTGCCACCACGGCAAAAACTCTATTTCCATCTCCCAATAAAAGTCCTATTACAAAgccattaaaaaagaatttactaACCCAAATAAGACAAGAAGAAAGTGATGAAGATGCTGTACCTCGAAAACGTACAAATAGTCAAGATTTAAATTCACAAATTTCAAGTGATATCAAAATAATGGAGACGACAACAACTGAAGATAGCCAAGACACAAAAACCAATGTAGCGAAAATTGTAACAGAAAAACCAAGAACCACTCCGGAACGACAACGAAAGCGTCGCAGCAGCGAAGAAACAGTACAACACGACAGTCCGGAAGAACCCGAAGCCAAAAAAGAAGTTACTGCTATTGTTAAAGACAATGAAGATTCTGTAAATCGCGATAAACCTACAGAAACTATCAAGGAAGAGGAAATCGTTTCAGATTCAAAGAACGTTGAAATAAAGAAAGAGTCTTCAACACCTGTTTCTGGTAGACGCTCCGGAAGACGCAGTGGTGCTGCTCCCATATACGTAGATAATCTACAGACAAAACGAAATCGAGGTGTcggaaaaaattcaacaaaaaaagatttaaatgatTGCGATAAAGTTGAGGCAATTAAAGAAGAAGACCCCCCAAGCAAGGAGACTAAAACAACCAATTTGAAACAGGATGTTAAAGAG aaaaaaattgctgATAAAGCACCAAATGATAAAAATAAGTCATGCTCTACTACCGAAAATGTCAAAGAGGATGTTGAAACTAAAACTGTTCAAAGCCCAACAAAATCTGAAACTGTAAAACAGAAATCAAGTCCAACAACAAAAACGCCAGCTAAAGGAGTACGCAAACAACGAGATGTCGACACTACTAACATTATCGATGTCGACAGTGAAACTCCTGTAAGGCAATCACGACGAATAGCCCAACAAAAGATACGAGAAGAAGCTGAGCGTCGTAAACTTGAGGAAATTGCACTGAGAACCATGAAACAAGagctaaaaaagaagaaaaaagctGAAAAGCAAGCTGATCCTACAGTTGTGCCACCTACTGAACCATCTTCTGAATCGGAAGATAGTGATGTggaaacaaagaaaaaagtacaaaagaaaaaatgtccGGGAAAGAATGGCAATTGGTCGTCTGGTTCGGAGGAACAAGAAGAACCGGATGAAGAGGATGAGGAGCCACCACATTATGAAACCGATCCTGGTTCACCACTTTTTAAATCCGATCATGAATTTTCACCTGAATCAGATATAGAAGACGAATCTCAGGTAGTGCCCATGAAAAGGGCACGTACTGTACGTAAAGAAGACGCAGAGGAAGATCCTGAAGAAGAGGAAGCCTGTCAAAAGTGCAATAAATCAGATCATCCTGAATGGATTTTACTATGTGACAACTGTGACAAAGGCTATCATTGCTCCTGTCTATctccagttctgttctacatTCCTGAGGGAGATTGGTATTGTCCTCCTTGTCAGCAAGAACAACTTATTAAAGCCTTAGAGAATCAATTGAAAGAGTTTGACGATTTggttgaaaacaaaaagaaagaagaagagGAAGTTAAACGTCTAGCAGAGGAAGAAAAAGCACGTCTAGAAATGGAGGAGGAAAGtaagaaacataaaaacaagaaaGGACGAAAAACAAATGCAAAGCGTAACAAAGACAATTCTAGTGCTGAAGATCATTCACACGATGACGATGACGAAACAAGTACAAATTCCGATGAGAGCGTGGATAGCGGTAAAAAGAAGCAATCtaacaaaacgaaaaataaaaaccgCTCGAAAAATAGTGACAAACGCAATCACCGTGATCGAAGGCATAATGCTACTCGTAGTAGACGAAGTCGACAACAAAAACGTGGTAGTGACTCCGACAGTGATTCCGAGAACTCGAACAAATCCAAGAGTGAAAGCAATTCTTCCTCCTCATCTACTTACTCGGAAAGTGACAATGAACCTATATACAAATTACGCAAGCGTAGACAAATAAATGTGAGTTATCGTCTTAACGAGTATGACGACCTTATCAATTCAGCGCTCAAAAAAGAAATGGATGAAGCAGCTGGCGCTGGCAATTTGGGGCGTGgaaaagatatttatacaataatTGAAGCCGATAAGGAGGAAAAAGCTcgtaaaaaagaaattgaagatGGTGATGAGGAGGCAACCGTAAAACCCAAAGAGGAAGAGGGAAAAGTTAATGAAGTTGATGTCAAAGAAACAAAAGAGGAGAATTCCATAAAGACTGAACCCAAAGAAACAACTAAGGAAGAGAAAAAAGAAGCTTTAGTTAAAGAAGATGATGACAGTGATGCCGAACCTATTATGCGTAAATTTAATATCAAACCAtcgcaaaagaaaaaatcacgCAAACTTACTACTTTGGATATAAGTTCCGAAGATGACAATGCTTCTGATGAGGATTTTAAAGGCTCCTCATTGGATGATGAAGATGAAGAAGACACTTCGACTTCAGCTTCAAACAGTGATTCCAGTCTTGAAATTTACAAACGCCATGGCAAGTCTAAGAAAAAACGACGCAAAGCAGCTCGTAGAGCTTTTCGTGAACGCCGAAAAGATAGAAGATTTGTTGTAGATGAAAGCGACGATGAAGACGTGCAACGTCCAAAATCGAAAAAGAAACGAAAAGATGACTCGGACTATACAGAAAGCGAAGGCGACGACGATATTTCCGAACTATCAGAAAATATTGATAGCGCCGATTTGTGCGATGACACCACAACTGATGAATCCGATGGTAACTGGAGGCCCAACAAAAGAAAGAAGGCTAAGAAATCCTCCAATACATTTGCTCCAAAAATTACCCAACCTAAGAGTTCGCAAgtaaaaaaaccgaaaaaagtcgaatactCAGATGATGATGTTAGCGAATCGGAAGAAGATGAGGATGACGACGATGATAATGACAACATTGGATCTGGAAAGGGTATGGGTAAGCAACCACGTTCGCAGCCACTTAAAACAACTTCCAGTTCGTCAAAAACTAAGGGCAAAGGCAAAGAAAAACcaccaacaaaaacaaagaagaaaaagaagtCATCGGATGATGACGACGTCAGCCAGTCCGATAGTGAAGATAGTACACGACGCACGAGAGGCCGTCGCTATGCCTACATTGAGGATTTCGATGATGACAGTTCGGATGGTGGCATAAAGCCCGGCGTCCAAAGACCTGACACACCACCCGAAGAAAGAGAGAAGTTCATAAAACGCCAAGAGGAAATAAAACGTATGTTGGCTGAAAAGAACGCCGAAGGTGCAAAACTTGTGGCTACACCTCGATTAACACCCATTAAAACTGATGCCGATAAAGATAAACGTTCTCCCACAAAGACCGCAGGAGGAGATTCTCTTTCAACAGTGCCCTTGTCGGTTATACGACAAGCCAAGGTACTTGACATAGACTACTTGCAACGACGTGGGGAAAATCTAGATGATTTAACTGCAGATGTGGGTGAAGTTGATGATTTCGATGACGCTGATCTTCCAGACGATTTACCCGAAGATATGGACGAAGATGCTATTGCTCGAATGGTAGAGGAGGAAGAAGAGTTTGATGGAGCAGTTGCTAGAGATCTACCAACACCAGATGAGGTCTTAAAAACTACAGCTACTGTTAAGCCCGTTAAAACCAGGGATATAGAAAAACCAGTGTTGCCAACAACGGTGGCTTCGCAGTTTCCCACTAACAGTTCTCACCAGTCAACACCACCAACATTACCAACATCAACCGCATCTGGACTTCAAGAGCCTGTAAGAAAGAGACTACCAATGCCAACAATGCATCCTCCACTACTGCGTCATCAATATTTAATGCAAGAATCCATGTCAAACACTCACCACATGATGCAACGTCATGGCGGACCACCTACTACATCTCATCTTTTACAAAATGCTCTTTCAGCTCCCTTAACTCAACCTTTGGATCGAAATTATCCCGGTACGCCCTCTCCCTCTCATCATTCTCTAATTAATAGAATGATCCACAATATTCCTTTGCAACCGACAATTTCACAAGCTTTAGGAGCAGCTAGACCTCCTCCTCAATCACTACCACCACAACCATCCTCAATCCTTGCGAAATCATCCCCTCTGCTCGGTCAGCCAGCGCAGGACAAATCAACAAATCCTCAACCAGTTACTGAAAACAAACCAAGAGGACGACGGAAAAAAATTACACCATTAAGAGATacactacaaaaacaacaaacagctGCGGCCGTCACAGCAGCAACTGCAACAAATTCCGCTTTGGCTTCAGCAACAGCCAAGAACAGTGAAACAATAGGTACTGCTGGTCCCTCCCCATTGCCTCCAAGTGTAATAAAAAGTGGTTCGCCTTCAAAGCTACCAATGCAAGCTAGTGTGATAACCAGTATGCCACCAACATCACATACAGTTACTAGCAGACCAGGGGGAAATATGCCACCAATAAGTGGCGCTTATGTAAGAGCTGAGG GTCCCAGATTTTACGATTTACCTGGCAATCGAATGCCACAAGTTGGAGTCCCACGTCATCGAGGACCTCCACAGATGCCACCAAGCCTATTACCACCACACCCTGCCAATCGATCATCATACGGTCCACCGCCTCCGCTAAAGGGTTCGAGTTCAGGACCTTCTGCTAATCCCACATCTTCATCAAACTCACCAGGTTCAATAAGAAATCCTATGCATCACGTACCACCACCATATCTGGGTATGCCACCTAATGCCCGTCATGCTCCTCCACCACATCTTAATATGTACAG GGCACCTATGTATGGCAATCCTAATTTTGGACCGCGAATGAATTTAAGGCCTCCAATGCATGCGCCCGAGTACTCGACTGGTTCGC gTGCCTACCCACCATATGGCTTCTATCCACCACCACCGCCTTTAACAACACCACCTGGACAACGTTCTGGTTCCGGCAGTGCTCCACGACCTCCCACACAAATACCTCCAATTTCAGCAGCATTAACACAAGCTCCTGCATCAGTTATAGTATCTGCTGTAACTGCTAAACCTACGAACACGCCAACGGCAACACCACAGCCTACCCCTCCACCTACCCCCGAAATAACTGAAACCAAACCAAGCGCAATAGGACATGATTCTCCCATCAAAACTGTTTCTCCAAAATCTTCGTTATCACCAAAACCCGTCGTAGCACCACAAACTGAAAAATCCATAATTGCAGCAGTACCGGTGGCTGAGCCACGCAAGAAACTGACTACCCTGCAAGCCTACACCACAAGTACTGATAAGAAATCACCAGTACAACCGACCGGTGATTCGTCCGGATCACAAAGTTCACCAGCACCCACAACAGAAGCTAACGATGATTCCTCAACTCCTGGTCCTACAGATAATGCAGCAACAAGCGAACAAACATCAGCTCCAGATGGTCAAGCTAGTGAATTTAGCGGTCTGGTTAGCTATTTCAGTTCACAACATGATGATTATAACACATAA